The DNA segment GAACGCAGCCGCAAAACCTACGTCGCACTCGGCCTGCTGCTGGTCGTGGTGGGCGCGTTGGCGACGGCCACCTCAATCGCCGTCTACCGGGGAAACTTCACCTCGGCTATCCCCGTCAAGTTGTACGCAACCCGCGCCGGCTTGTCGCTCGAACCCGGATCCGACGTGAAGATACGCGAGGTCGTCGTCGGCCGGGTCACCGACGTGAAGCTGGTTGACGGGCAGGCCGAGATCTCCATGGACATCGACGACAACCGTGCGAGCACCATCGCCGCGAACGTTTCAGCGGCGATCGATCCCACGACCCTGTTCGGCCGCAAGTTCGTCACCCTGGTGCAGCCTGCAACGCCCTCCTCCGAGACGATCTCGGCGGGCACGGTGCTCTCGACGGGACAGGTGGCGACGGAAATCAACGATCTACTCGAATCGTTGGTGACCGTGTTGCGCACGGTGGAGCCGGAGAAGGTCAACGGGTCCTTGAACGCATTGGCGACGTCACTGCACGGCCGGGGCGACCACCTCGGGGACACCCTGGTCGAACTCAACACCTATCTCTCGAGTTTCAACGACAGCATCCCCACCCTGCAGCGTGACCTGATGCAGGGCGCACAAACCACCGACATCCTCGCCGCCGCGACTCCCGACCTCATGGCAACTGTCGATCACGCCAGCACCACCGCGACGACAATCACCGAACGCCAAGACCAGCTCAACGCGTTCATCCTCAGCTTCACCGGCTTCGGCAACAGTGGTCACGGCCTTCTCGACGCCGCCGGCACACCGCTGACCGAATCCCTGTCATCCTTGGCGCCGACCACCGCCCTGCTCGCCGAGCGGGCTCCGGCCCTTCCCTGCTTCGTCGAAAGCCTGAAGCAGACCAACACCTACCTCGAACGGATCTTCGGGGGGAGTGACATGCCCGGGTTGAACATCACCAGCACCCTGTTGATGGGTGACCCGCCCTATACGAACTCGGCCAATCTGCCGGTCGTGGAGGCCGACGGTCCCGTGGCCTGCTACGACTGGACACAGCCGCAGGGACACACCAACTTTGACGACGGCAGTGACGCATACCGTCCCGCGCGTACCCCGATGGATCTGATCGGGAACCCCTTCGCGCAGTTCTTCCTGGGAGGTCTGCGATGACAACGAAAGCACCCGTCCTCAAACTGCTGATCTTCATGCTCGTGACCACGCTGACCGGGTTCGGTGTCGCCACGGTGGTCGGCAACCTCCGTTTCGGCAGCACACACACCTACAGCGCGGTCTTCACCAGCGCGTCCGGACTCGGAAACGGTGAGGACGTCCGGGTGGCCGGAGTGCCGATGGGCAAGGTCACCGATGTCGCCCTCAATCCGGACGGCACGGCACTGGTCACCTTCTCACTGTCCACCGAGCGTCCCCTGCCCTCTACCACCGAAGCGAAGATCAAGTACAAGAACCTGATCGGGGACCGGTATGTCGACCTGTCCCAGGGCGCCTTCGATACGCATGCGCTCGACGGCCCGATTCCGCTCGAGCAGACGACCTCGGCCCTCGATCTCGACCAGGTCGTCAACGGTTTCCGTCCACTTCTCCAGGGCCTGGATCCGGATCAGACCAATCAATTGTCCACCTCTCTGATCCAGGTTCTGAACGGTCAGGAAGCCAGTATCAGCGCGTTGATCTCCCAGATCGACACGTTCACCAACACCCTCGCCGACCGCGATCAGGCCATCGGCCAAGTGATCACCAACTTCAACACCGTGCTCGGCACCGTCAACAACCGGCACGACCAGTTCGGGGCACTCGTCGACCAACTGCAACACCTGGTCGCCGGCCTCAACGACGACCGGGATCTGATCAGCCGCTCCCTGGGGCAGATCGACGACGCCTCCAAGACACTGGCCGAGGTTCTCACCGAAAACCGGCCCGCCATCGCGCAGGACGTATCCGCCCTCGGCGACCTGGCCGGCCAACTCAATGCCAAGACCGACACGGTGAACATGATCCTGGCCAAGTTGCCCGAGAACTACCGTCTGACTGCTCGCGCAGGAGGATACGGAAGCTACGTGAACCTGTTCGTGTGTGGGCTGGCGATCAAGTACGCGCAAGGGCCGGGCGGACTCACGCCGATGTTCACCGCGCCCGCCGAAAGGTGCAAATAATGATGACCAAATCATTCCTCGAACGAAACCCGATCCGCGTCGGCGTCGTCGGCACCCTCGTCCTACTCGGCGTAATCGTTGTGGCCCTCAACTACGACACGATCCCCGGCATCGCGGCGAAGACCTATCACGCCGAGTTCGGCGACGCGAGCGGCCTGGTAGTGGGTGACACCACCCAGATCGCCGGCGTCAAGGTCGGCGAGGTGCGGAAGATCTCGCTGGACGGAGACAAGGTCGATGTCGAATTCGATGCCGACAGCGGTGATGTACGCCTCGGCGACGACACGCACGCCACAATCAAGGTCGAGACCGCGCTCGGACGTCGATACATCGAACTCACACCAGGAGGTGACGGGGAACTTGGCCGCGGTGGCACGATACCGCTGTCCAACACCACCTCCGGATATGACCTGACACGATCGCTCGAAGAGGTGACCGACAAGGTTTCCAAGACGGACACCGTCGATCTGTCCGGTGCCCTCGACCAGCTTTCGGAAGTCGAGCAGGCGCTGCCCCCGAACCTGCAGTCGTCGCTGACGGGGCTGTCCCGGCTGTCCGAGACGGTGGCCAGTCGCGATGCCGACCTGCGTCACCTTTTGACGAACACCGCCGGGGTGAGCGCCCTACTCTCCGACCGTAGTCAGCGTGTCGCCGAACTACTCGGCCAGGGTCAGTCGCTTTTCGCCGCGCTCAATCAGCGGGCCGACGCCATCCACCACATCCTCGTGCAGGCCCGGCAGATCGCCGACGAACTCACCGCGCTGAAGCGGGACAACGAAGCCACCCTCGCACCCACCCTCGCGCAGATGGACACCCTGGTGACCACCTTGAACAACAACTACGACAACATCAACGCCTCCCTCACCGGTCTCGAGCGCTATTCCCAGCAGATCGGTGACGTCGTGGGCAGCGGACCGTTCTTCGCGGCACTGTTGCAGAACATCCTGCCCGCGAATCTCGCCGGCCAGCTTCCCGGCAGCCTCGGAGGCCCTCGATGAAGGGGACACGCAGGCCGACTGTGCGGATGCCGGCGAAGGTTCTGCTGCTTATCGTGGTCATCGTCGCCGTCGTGGCCGGAACCGGGGCCTGGGTCGCCAATAACGCCACCCACCACATCTCGGCCTACTTTCGGAGCGCGACGGGACTGTATGTCGGGGACCGAGTCATGATCCTCGGCGTCGAGGTGGGCCGGGTCAATGAAATTGCCCCGGAAGGCGATCGCGTCCGGATCGAGTTCGAATACGACGGCGACTACGACGTCCCGGCCGACGCGCAGGCGGTGATCGTGGCACCGGTCCTGGTCACCGGCCGCTACATCCAACTCGCACCGGCCTACACCGGCGGCGAGAAGATGCAGGACGGACAGACCATCCCAGTCGAACGCACCGCGGTACCGGTGGAATTCGACGAGGTCAAGGAGCAGGTCGTCAAGCTGGCCCAGGACGTCGGGCGCACGCCCGAAAATCCCAACGGATCGCTGAACGATTTCGTGTCGAACACCGCAGACACCCTGCGCGGCAACGGTCAGACCCTGCACGATTCCCTCGTCAAGCTCTCCGATGCCAGCAGCACCCTCAGCAAGGGCGGGGAGGACCTGTTCGCCTCCGTCCGGAACCTGCAGTCGTTTACCAGCGCACTGGCGGCCAACGAGCAGCAGATCACGGCCTTCAGCCGGGAACTCGCGACCACGTCGTCGGTGCTCAACGCCAATCGCACCGAACTCGATGCACTGCTCAACAGCATGCTCGTGACCTTCGGTGAGGTCACCCAGTTCCTCCAGGACAATCGTGGGGCACTGACCACCGACGTAGGCAAACTGACCGACATCACCCGCCAGCTGGTCGACCGTGAGGACGCCCTTGCCTCCATCCTCCACACCGCTCCAACGACGCTGTCGAACTTCTACAACATCTACGACCCGGACTCGAATTCACTGACCGCCGCGATAGCCGTTTCCGATACCCCCGACCCACGGTCGTTGATCTGTGCCCTCCTCACCACAGTCGACGCCCCCGCCGACGAATGCATCAAAACCACAGGAGCACTGGCAACCGGACTGGTCCAACCCCCGGGCGCGCCGGCACCGAGCGGAGGAACCCGATGACCTCGATCAAACAACTCACCGCTTACTCGGCCCTGGTACTCGGGGTGGCGGTGACCTCGACCGGGTGCCGATTCGATGGGATCAACTCCATTCCGTTGCCAGGCAACGCCGTCGGCGGAGACACCTACCAGGTCACGGTCGAGCTCGCCGACGTCCAGAATCTGGTGGGCAACTCGCCGGTCAAGGCGAACAACGTGATCGTCGGGAACATCGCCCGAATCGGCGGACAAGACTGGATCGCTCACCTGACACTCGAGCTCCAGGACAACGCCGAGATCGCGGCGAACGTCACCGCGAAGCTGGCTCAGAACAGTGTGCTTGGATCGCAGTATCTGGAACTGACGGTTCCCGCCGGTGAAGAACCTAGGGGAACCCTGCAGGACGGGGCCGTCATACCCCTGTCCCGCACCAGCCAGTACGCTTCCACCGAAGAGGTTCTGTCCGCGTTGTCCCTCGTACTCAATGGCAGTGGGCTGCAGCAGATCCGCACCGTGACCTCCGAACTCGTGCGAGTCCTGGACGGTCGGGAGCAGAACCTGCACGAGCTGTTCGGGAACCTCGAGACCCTCATGGGCGGGCTCGATCAGCAGCGCGCCGACATCGTCCGCGCGATCGACGGGCTCGACCGGCTCGGAGCCGAGCTGGCGACGCAGAGCGGAACACTCGATCGCGGCATCGAGACCATCACCCCGGCCATGGGGGTGCTCAACGACCAGCAGCAGCAGCTGACGACCATGCTGACCAGCGTCGGTGAGTTCGGTCAGGTCGCCACCGAGGTGCTCGACAGCAGCCGGGAGGATCTGCACGCTAATCTCACGGCGCTGCAGCCCACGTTGAGCCAGCTCGCCTCCGTCGGGGATTCGATCCCCGAGGCGCTCAAGATCGCCACAACCCTGCCGTTCCCGATCGAAACCACCGACCGCGCGGCGCGTGGTGACTACGTGAACCTGTTCCTCACCCTCGACGTGAGCGCCGAGACCGTGGGCGGCAAGGTCCTCGGCAGCATTCCGGTATCCGAGCTCGCCGGGCTCAACCCCGCCAGACAAGCCGCCAACCCGCTGCTGGCACCCACCGAGCCGCGCCAGGCCACACTCCCCGCAACTCCGGCTGCTGGCACACCTCAACAGCAGGGAGGTCAACGCTGATGCGCACCAAACTGGTTCGAATCCAACTCGTCATCTTCACCGTCGTCGCTCTCGTCGCCGTGGGCAACTCCGTCTACAGCTACATGGGCCTGAAGCGGTTCTCGGGTATCGGAATGTACTCGGTGGATGTCGAACTCGAACGAGCGGGAGGACTCTATCCGAATGCGCTCGTCACCTACCGCGGCGTCGATGTCGGCGTCGTCGAATCGCTCGACGTGAACCCCGACCATGTGACCGTGCACCTGCAGCTGGACTCCGACCACAAGGTTCCCCAGTCGACCGACGCCTACGTGCGCAGCGTCTCCGCGATCGGTGAGCAGTATGTCGACCTGGTGCCGACCACCTCGGAGGGGCCGTTCCTGGCCGACGGCGACGTGATCGACCGATCGCGCACCACCCTGCCCGTGCCGGCCGCGAAGGTGGTGGACGAGGTCAACACGCTCCTCGAGGGGCTGCCCAAAGAGGATCTGAAGACCACCGTCGACGAGGCGTACATCGCCTTCAACGGCGCCGGGCCCGCCCTGTCCCGGTTGATCGACTCCGCCCGCCCGCTCATCGCGCTCGCGCAAGCGAACCTGAAACCGACCACCACCTTGATCGACGACGTCGAGCCGGTCCTCGGTGCGGCCAACGAGGCCGGCCCGGATATCTCCAGCTTCGCCACCGATCTGGCCTCGTTCACCGAGCAGCTGACCATGAACGACACTCAGATTCGCGGCGTGTTGGACAACGGCCCCGCCTTCTTCGACGCGTTCGGTGGAACCATGACCGACCTCCAGCCGTCTCTGCCGTTGCTGTTGGCGAACCTGCAGAGCGCCGGGGAAGTGTTGCGGGTCAACGTGCCCGGTCTCCGCCAGATTTTGGTGATCTACCCGGCGATCTCGGCCGCGATGAACTACTCAGCTCTGGGCGTGCAGGGCGCAGACCGCACCTACGGGCAGGGACCGCTCGATATCAAGCTGGGCAACACCGCCAATCCCCTGCCCTGTACCGAGGGATACGAGCAGACCCAGCGCCGCGACCCCGGCGACCTGTCCGCCGCCGAACCAGCCACCGACCCCTACTGCAAGTTGCCTCCGAACGAGCCCCGCGTGGTCCGCGGCGCCCGCAACCTTCCCTGCGCCACCGACCCCTCCGTGCGCACGGCTGAAGTCGGTGAATGCCCCGGCGGCCTGCCCTCGAGCTGGCCGCAGATGCTCGCACGGCCGGGGCAGCCCTACGTCCCGGCACCGGGAGAACCGCCCGCCGCTCCACCGGAGCCCGAGCAGTCGGGCAACTCGCAGCAGGCGCCTGTCACGGTAACCCCGGCCTCCTGGGACAGCCGGCAACCACGGGCGATCGCCACCGCACCCTACGACCCGATCACCGGCACGTTCCGCGCCCCAGACGGCGCCCTGTACTCCATCGACGCCAAGTCCCCAACCCAGTCCGAGGAGGAACTGACATGGCAAAGTCTGCTACAGCGTTAGCCACCGAGACGATCGACGACGAAAACGTCCTCGATCGACCCGAACCACCACCCGAAACCCCGACGACCGCCGCCGACGATTCCGGCGACTCCGCCCGCCGACGGACCGGCCGGATCACTCTCGCTGCGATCGTGTTCCTCGGCGCCCTCATGCTGGCCGGCACAGTTCTGGGGGTCAGATCGTGGAACGACTGGCGGACCACGGAAACCGCCGCAACCCGCGACGTCACCATCCTCGACACTGCCGCCCAGATGGCGACCAACCTGGTCACCCTCCGCCACCAGAGCCTCGACGAGGACATCCAGAAAGTCTCCGACGGAACCACCGGACCATTCCACGACCAATTCACCACTTCCTCAGGCGGTTTCGGTGACGTGCTGAACCAGGGACAGGTCGAGTCCACGGGCGAAGTGAAATCCGCCGGGATCGTCGACGCGACGGACGATCACGCCACCGTCCTGGCGGCAGTCACCTCGACGGTCAAGAACACCGAGGCCCCCGACGGTGAGATGCGGGTCTACCGCATGAAAATGACCCTCGACCTGGTCGACGGTCGCTGGCTCGTATCCAACGTGGAGTTCGTCGCATGATTACCTACCTCGCTCGCATCACCTCGCTCCTCGGCACGTGGAGCAGCCGCAAACGCGCCCTGGTGGTCGCCGGACTCGGCGTCCTGGCGGTCGCGGTGACGATCGCCAGTGCGACACTGACGATCCGCGCCCACGAAGGCCGCAGCCAGGAAGACACCCGGCACCAGGCCCGCGCGCATGCCGCGCAGATGGTTCCCGACATCCTGTCCTACGACTTCAACACCATCGACGACCACTTCACCAACGCACTGGAGTATCTCGGGGGCGACTTCCGCACTCAGTTCGAAAGCGTGAGCAAAGACGTCATCATCCCCTCCGCGAAGGAACGACAGGTGGTCACCTCGGCGACCGTCGTGGAATCCTCCGTGGTCTCTGCCGACGCCGACGCCGCCACCGTGCTGATGTTCCTCAACCAGTCGACCACCAGCACCGACAGCCCTGCACCCAAGCTGGACGGCAGCCGCGTCCAGGTTTCACTGCAGCGCGATGGAGATTCCTGGCAGATCACCGAAATGACCCCGGTATGAGCTCCCGCATCAACTACCCGAGTTCCCCCCCAGTTCACGAAATCGACGTAAGGAAGTCACGATGGGTGTCGAAGTTTCAGTCAGCGACCTGACCAAGTCGTTCGGCTCGCAGAGGATCTGGCAGGACGTGTCGTTGACGCTTCCGTCAGGTGAGGTCAGCGCGCTGCTCGGGCCGTCGGGAACCGGTAAGTCGGTGTTCTTGAAGTCGCTGATCGGCCTGCTCCGCCCGGAGCAGGGCTCCATCGTGATCGACGGCACCAACATTCTCGAGTGCTCCTCCAAGGAGCTCTACGAGATCCGGAAACTGTTCGGGGTGCTGTTCCAGGACGGCGCCCTGTTCGGGTCGATGAACCTATACGACAACGTGGCGTTCCCGCTGCGCGAGCACACCAAGAAGTCCGAGTCCGACGTCCGCAAGATCGTGATGGAGAAGATGGAACTCGTCGGTCTCCTCGGGGCCGAGGAGAAGCTCCCCGGCGAGATCTCCGGCGGTATGCGCAAACGCGCGGGCCTGGCCCGCGCCCTGGTGCTGGATCCGCAGATCATTCTGGTGGACGAGCCGGACTCAGGCCTGGACCCGGTGCGCACCACCTACATCTCGCAGACGTTGATCGACATCAACGCCGAGATCGACGCGACGATTTTGATCGTCTCGCACAACATCAACCTCGCCCGGACGGTGCCGGACAACATTGGCATGCTTTTCCGTAAGGAACTGGTGATGTTCGGACCCCGCGAGGTGCTGCTCACCAGTGAGGAGCCGGTGGTCAAACAGTTCCTCAACGGCACCATGATCGGCCCGATCGGCATGTCCGAGGAAAAGGACGAAGCCACCATGGCCGCCGAACAAGCGATGGTCGACGCCGGCCACCACGCCGGTGGCGTCGACGACGTCGAGGGCATCGTCCCGCAGATGAAGGCCACCCCCGGAATGCCGTTCCGCCAAGCCGTCACCCGCAGACAGGAACGCGTCCGTCACATCCTGCACACCCTGCCCGAAAGCGCGCAGATCGCGATCCAGGAAAGCTTCGACGAACACCAGCTTTATAACGAGTTCGATTACGTCACTGAGGAAATCGACACCACCGACGTGCATGAATGGAGCACGCCATGACCCGGCTCGCGGAACGGGCGAGCCCAATGGGGGGACGCGAAGACGACTATCCGATGTAGAGAAACGAGCGCAAGATGTCCGACCCCTCCGCCATCATCACGGCGATCGTCATCGCCGTCGGTGGCGCCGCGAACAACACCGCCCTGCCGCCCGAAGTGAAAACACCGGTCACCGACGCCCTAGCGGCGGTCGAGCAGGCAGCACCAGCCCTCGATCAACAGGTCGGAGATGTGTTGGCAACACTTCCCACCCCCGTGCAGCAGTTTGCGCAGCAAGGGATCGACAATGCGGCGCAGGCGATGTCGGAGGTGATACCCCCTCAACCCCCGCCCGCGCCGCCGATCCCGCTTCCTCCGGCCGACACACCCCCACGACCAGATCCCGCCCCTGCAGAACCCGTGCCGCCGGCAGACCGCGCCGTCGTACCCAGCCCCGGCACCGCTGCCACCGACGGATCCGATGGAGGATATTGGAGCAGTGCCAATTTCGCAGACACCGCGTCTCTCGCACCGATCAGCAGCGTACTGCCCCGCCTCACTTTGGCCCCCGGTAATACTTTCGCCACCTTCGTGCCCTGGCTGAACAAGGCCGGCGCACTGTGCGACGGGATCACAGCGCCTACGCTCGCGGCACTCTATTCAGCGGAGAACGGATTCCGCTACGGACCGTCAGCCCCGGTATCTCCGGTCGGCGCCAAGGGCCCCGGTCAATTCATGGATGGAACCTGGCGCACGTACGGCAAGGACGCCGACGGTGACGGTACCGCAGATGTTCTCGGCGTCGCGGACTCCGTCATGGCCTCCGGGCATTTGTTGTGCGACATGTACACCCAGATCGACTCGTGGAAGCACCAAGGACGAGTCCGCGGGGACACCCTCGACCTGGCGATCGCCGGCTACAACGCCGGCCTGGGCGCCGTGCTCGCCTCTCGGGGAATGCCCTCCGGTAGCCCTGACTACGAGAATCAGACAAAACCGTACGTCGCGAAGATCCGCGCGTCCGAGGCCTACTTCGCCAGCTTGCTCTCCCCCTTCGGGGGACCGGCCCTGTCCGAGGCCGGCGCACGGGTCGTCCAGAGCGCCATGAAGTTTCTCGGCCTTCCCTACGTATGGGGCGGCGGAAACATTCACGGCCCCTCGCAGGGCGGATTCGACTGCTCCGGCCTGACCTCCTACGCGTTGTACGCGGCGACCGCCGGGAAGGTCGTCCTCCCGCGCACCTCCGAGACCCAGTGGAACGTCGGTCTCGAACGGCCCCTCGCCGAGGCAGTGCCCGGTGACCTGTTGTTTGGGAACTGGGGACCGAACGGGCCGGGACACGTCGCCATCTACATCGGGAACGGGCAGATGATCCATGCGCCGACAACGGGTGACGTAGTACGTGTGGCGGCGGTTTTCGACGATATGCGGGTGCGACACGTGATGTGACACCCGAGGGGCAGTATGTGTTCGACGCCGCCGCCGAAAGGCATTTCACCCCGAAACACGAGTACGACCACTTCGTCTCTTTTTCTTTACTGTTCCCCTGTGGGTGCCGGGCACCGTCGTTGTCTTCTCTATATTCGGTAGAATCTGCGCCAGTTGGACATCCAGGTTGCGTTGGGCGTTTCCAGCCGGTCAGGCCTGTGTCTCTGGCACATCGGTTTAGTTCTGACTCAGGGTGATCCGGCCTGCGAATGTGGTCGCGAATGCGTTCAGTGCCGGCGTGCCCGGCGCAGAATCTCGCGTTCGAGCTGCCATTCCTTCTCCGCACCCCGCAGCCGAGCATTCTCCGAGCGCAGCCGCGCGAGCTCGTCCGACTCGGTCCCGTCGGCGCCGGTACTGCGGTCCTGCGACGGCCCGTTACGGGCGGTGTCCTTGCGAACCCACGTCCGCAGCGTCTCGCCAGTGATCCCAGGTCCGCAGCCACCACAGCGTATGTGCGTTTACCGTCGGCCGCGCGATACAACGCGACCGCGTCCTTCCGGAATTCCTCCGGGTACAGAGACGGGCGTCCCACCTCGACATCCTTCTGGCTCTCCATTGGAACCATTGTCAGGGGTGTCCACTGCAAGGGTGCAGCCTCAGCGGTCAGGTGAGCCGTGTATTCCCCACCCCGGTCCGAGTGCAGGATCGTCTCACGACACCACCCACCGCGCGCAGCCACGGCGCGGTCGATGGCTGTCGTGACCATCTCGGCACCGATGTGATCAGCAATGCTGTATCCCAACACTTTCCGCCGAATGGCCGTCCCGGATTGCACAAGAACATGTCACCTTCACCGGAGGTGAGATAGGTGACGTCGGTGAGCCAGACGGCATCGAGTCGGCCCTGGTCGAAGTGCTCGATCAGATCCGGCGGGAACGACGCCTGCGGATCGACCACCGTCGTCTTGACCTTGAACGTGCGCGGACTGATGCCCTCCATGCCTTCGAGGCCATGATCTTGGCCACCGTCTTCTTGTTCACCACCTCGCCGTGAGCACGCAACTCGGCCGTGACCCGCGGAGACCCGTAGGTTCCCTTCGAATCCTTGTGGATCTCGACGATCTTGACTTCGAGGTCGGCGCGACGCTGCTGTCCCG comes from the Rhodococcus oxybenzonivorans genome and includes:
- a CDS encoding IS3 family transposase; amino-acid sequence: MVKYAGPDDIAETAGTAAPEGERFSITRMARLLTVSTSGYYQYIKRRATTVLTPGQQRRADLEVKIVEIHKDSKGTYGSPRVTAELRAHGEVVNKKTVAKIMASKAWRASVRARSRSRRRWSIRRRRSRRI
- a CDS encoding MCE family protein → MSGHLAERSRKTYVALGLLLVVVGALATATSIAVYRGNFTSAIPVKLYATRAGLSLEPGSDVKIREVVVGRVTDVKLVDGQAEISMDIDDNRASTIAANVSAAIDPTTLFGRKFVTLVQPATPSSETISAGTVLSTGQVATEINDLLESLVTVLRTVEPEKVNGSLNALATSLHGRGDHLGDTLVELNTYLSSFNDSIPTLQRDLMQGAQTTDILAAATPDLMATVDHASTTATTITERQDQLNAFILSFTGFGNSGHGLLDAAGTPLTESLSSLAPTTALLAERAPALPCFVESLKQTNTYLERIFGGSDMPGLNITSTLLMGDPPYTNSANLPVVEADGPVACYDWTQPQGHTNFDDGSDAYRPARTPMDLIGNPFAQFFLGGLR
- a CDS encoding MCE family protein, which produces MTTKAPVLKLLIFMLVTTLTGFGVATVVGNLRFGSTHTYSAVFTSASGLGNGEDVRVAGVPMGKVTDVALNPDGTALVTFSLSTERPLPSTTEAKIKYKNLIGDRYVDLSQGAFDTHALDGPIPLEQTTSALDLDQVVNGFRPLLQGLDPDQTNQLSTSLIQVLNGQEASISALISQIDTFTNTLADRDQAIGQVITNFNTVLGTVNNRHDQFGALVDQLQHLVAGLNDDRDLISRSLGQIDDASKTLAEVLTENRPAIAQDVSALGDLAGQLNAKTDTVNMILAKLPENYRLTARAGGYGSYVNLFVCGLAIKYAQGPGGLTPMFTAPAERCK
- a CDS encoding MCE family protein gives rise to the protein MTSIKQLTAYSALVLGVAVTSTGCRFDGINSIPLPGNAVGGDTYQVTVELADVQNLVGNSPVKANNVIVGNIARIGGQDWIAHLTLELQDNAEIAANVTAKLAQNSVLGSQYLELTVPAGEEPRGTLQDGAVIPLSRTSQYASTEEVLSALSLVLNGSGLQQIRTVTSELVRVLDGREQNLHELFGNLETLMGGLDQQRADIVRAIDGLDRLGAELATQSGTLDRGIETITPAMGVLNDQQQQLTTMLTSVGEFGQVATEVLDSSREDLHANLTALQPTLSQLASVGDSIPEALKIATTLPFPIETTDRAARGDYVNLFLTLDVSAETVGGKVLGSIPVSELAGLNPARQAANPLLAPTEPRQATLPATPAAGTPQQQGGQR
- a CDS encoding NlpC/P60 family protein, yielding MSDPSAIITAIVIAVGGAANNTALPPEVKTPVTDALAAVEQAAPALDQQVGDVLATLPTPVQQFAQQGIDNAAQAMSEVIPPQPPPAPPIPLPPADTPPRPDPAPAEPVPPADRAVVPSPGTAATDGSDGGYWSSANFADTASLAPISSVLPRLTLAPGNTFATFVPWLNKAGALCDGITAPTLAALYSAENGFRYGPSAPVSPVGAKGPGQFMDGTWRTYGKDADGDGTADVLGVADSVMASGHLLCDMYTQIDSWKHQGRVRGDTLDLAIAGYNAGLGAVLASRGMPSGSPDYENQTKPYVAKIRASEAYFASLLSPFGGPALSEAGARVVQSAMKFLGLPYVWGGGNIHGPSQGGFDCSGLTSYALYAATAGKVVLPRTSETQWNVGLERPLAEAVPGDLLFGNWGPNGPGHVAIYIGNGQMIHAPTTGDVVRVAAVFDDMRVRHVM
- a CDS encoding MCE family protein, encoding MKGTRRPTVRMPAKVLLLIVVIVAVVAGTGAWVANNATHHISAYFRSATGLYVGDRVMILGVEVGRVNEIAPEGDRVRIEFEYDGDYDVPADAQAVIVAPVLVTGRYIQLAPAYTGGEKMQDGQTIPVERTAVPVEFDEVKEQVVKLAQDVGRTPENPNGSLNDFVSNTADTLRGNGQTLHDSLVKLSDASSTLSKGGEDLFASVRNLQSFTSALAANEQQITAFSRELATTSSVLNANRTELDALLNSMLVTFGEVTQFLQDNRGALTTDVGKLTDITRQLVDREDALASILHTAPTTLSNFYNIYDPDSNSLTAAIAVSDTPDPRSLICALLTTVDAPADECIKTTGALATGLVQPPGAPAPSGGTR
- a CDS encoding MCE family protein; translation: MMTKSFLERNPIRVGVVGTLVLLGVIVVALNYDTIPGIAAKTYHAEFGDASGLVVGDTTQIAGVKVGEVRKISLDGDKVDVEFDADSGDVRLGDDTHATIKVETALGRRYIELTPGGDGELGRGGTIPLSNTTSGYDLTRSLEEVTDKVSKTDTVDLSGALDQLSEVEQALPPNLQSSLTGLSRLSETVASRDADLRHLLTNTAGVSALLSDRSQRVAELLGQGQSLFAALNQRADAIHHILVQARQIADELTALKRDNEATLAPTLAQMDTLVTTLNNNYDNINASLTGLERYSQQIGDVVGSGPFFAALLQNILPANLAGQLPGSLGGPR
- a CDS encoding ABC transporter ATP-binding protein; the protein is MGVEVSVSDLTKSFGSQRIWQDVSLTLPSGEVSALLGPSGTGKSVFLKSLIGLLRPEQGSIVIDGTNILECSSKELYEIRKLFGVLFQDGALFGSMNLYDNVAFPLREHTKKSESDVRKIVMEKMELVGLLGAEEKLPGEISGGMRKRAGLARALVLDPQIILVDEPDSGLDPVRTTYISQTLIDINAEIDATILIVSHNINLARTVPDNIGMLFRKELVMFGPREVLLTSEEPVVKQFLNGTMIGPIGMSEEKDEATMAAEQAMVDAGHHAGGVDDVEGIVPQMKATPGMPFRQAVTRRQERVRHILHTLPESAQIAIQESFDEHQLYNEFDYVTEEIDTTDVHEWSTP
- a CDS encoding MCE family protein — translated: MRTKLVRIQLVIFTVVALVAVGNSVYSYMGLKRFSGIGMYSVDVELERAGGLYPNALVTYRGVDVGVVESLDVNPDHVTVHLQLDSDHKVPQSTDAYVRSVSAIGEQYVDLVPTTSEGPFLADGDVIDRSRTTLPVPAAKVVDEVNTLLEGLPKEDLKTTVDEAYIAFNGAGPALSRLIDSARPLIALAQANLKPTTTLIDDVEPVLGAANEAGPDISSFATDLASFTEQLTMNDTQIRGVLDNGPAFFDAFGGTMTDLQPSLPLLLANLQSAGEVLRVNVPGLRQILVIYPAISAAMNYSALGVQGADRTYGQGPLDIKLGNTANPLPCTEGYEQTQRRDPGDLSAAEPATDPYCKLPPNEPRVVRGARNLPCATDPSVRTAEVGECPGGLPSSWPQMLARPGQPYVPAPGEPPAAPPEPEQSGNSQQAPVTVTPASWDSRQPRAIATAPYDPITGTFRAPDGALYSIDAKSPTQSEEELTWQSLLQR